The following are encoded in a window of Trichocoleus desertorum ATA4-8-CV12 genomic DNA:
- a CDS encoding PAS domain S-box protein, producing MRAKQVLLSGYSVAVLATLLTLLLRFLLVPLLNDNAPLLIFILPVMFSAWYGGLRAGFLATSLCTLVGTYFFVQPHFSFPALDVANSTRVAIFVFEGITISYLNEGLRQAKRRAEKTIATLTESEEKYRLLVQGVQDYAIFGLDPQGYVTSWNSGAELLKGYRIAEILGHHFSTFYTEADIADGKPNQGLEQAIATGHFQDEGWRRRKDGSLFWASVVITALRDQNQQLRGFSKVTRDITERKRSDQVLQESYNLLERVVEGTADLVFVKDRQGRYQLVNSATVRVFNRPKAEILGRPDTDLIPLEQAIALQKVDRSVIETGISQTLEEPLSVAGETRIFLTRKDPYRDAEGNIIGVIGVARDLTERIRAELIQRDLLKDLSDFKFALDQAAILAITDSRGVITEVNEQFCQISQFSRDELIGQTHHIINSGYHPPEFFRQLWSTITQGEVWRGEIKNRAKDGTYYWVATTIVPFLDTAGKPFQYLAIRFDITARKQAEAQLRRSVQRLETVHQIDQAILRLETPAAIAQAALSHLTEVVPADQSAVLLFNLEANQLHILAGEIASDRAGTVMPISDRLPIEAARNRKPFWYVPDLADLPERWVGLEQVLAAGYHSFLAVGLKVEGDFLGDLLLVAKPRDVFSLEDQEIIREVADQLAIALQQARLREQLQRYTNQLEQRVVERTKALQEAIDGLEIFTYSASHDLRAPLRAMQGLSQALLEDYGDRLDPTGQKYAQEIAASAEQANQLVSDLLEYGRLSRAQITLQPLSLSELVTNLLEQMDHELQARQVQVSVDHPLPEVVGHRLTLIQAIANLINNAVKFVPKDRQPQVHLWAELHAGWVRLWIEDNGIGIALEHQEQIFQVFERLHTRQAYPGTGVGLAIVRKGVERMGGHVGVESELGQGSRFWLELQATSTA from the coding sequence GTGAGAGCAAAGCAGGTGCTGCTATCAGGCTACAGTGTTGCAGTCTTGGCTACACTGCTCACTCTACTATTGCGATTTTTGCTCGTACCGCTGCTGAATGATAATGCTCCTCTCCTAATTTTCATTCTGCCCGTGATGTTTAGCGCCTGGTACGGGGGGCTCAGGGCAGGTTTCTTAGCCACATCCTTATGCACTCTGGTAGGGACATACTTCTTTGTACAACCCCATTTCAGCTTTCCAGCCCTTGATGTTGCGAATAGCACGCGAGTAGCCATTTTTGTCTTTGAAGGCATCACCATTAGTTACCTGAATGAAGGCTTGCGTCAAGCTAAGCGACGAGCCGAGAAGACGATCGCCACCTTGACCGAAAGCGAAGAGAAATATCGCCTTTTGGTACAGGGTGTTCAGGACTATGCCATCTTTGGTTTAGACCCTCAAGGATACGTGACCAGTTGGAATAGCGGCGCGGAACTGCTCAAAGGATATCGCATTGCAGAAATTTTGGGACACCATTTTTCGACTTTTTATACCGAAGCGGATATTGCTGACGGCAAGCCTAACCAGGGGCTAGAGCAAGCGATCGCTACAGGGCACTTTCAAGACGAAGGTTGGCGCAGACGCAAAGATGGTTCTCTATTTTGGGCTAGCGTAGTGATTACGGCCCTCCGTGACCAGAATCAGCAATTGCGTGGTTTTTCTAAGGTTACTCGCGACATTACAGAACGCAAGCGCAGTGATCAAGTATTGCAAGAAAGCTACAACTTGCTAGAGCGAGTGGTTGAAGGAACCGCAGATTTGGTGTTTGTGAAAGATCGCCAGGGGCGATATCAATTAGTCAACTCTGCAACAGTGCGCGTCTTTAATAGGCCGAAGGCAGAAATTTTAGGGAGACCCGATACAGATTTAATCCCTTTAGAACAAGCGATCGCACTGCAAAAAGTCGATCGCTCTGTGATCGAAACGGGGATCTCGCAAACTTTGGAAGAACCTTTATCCGTAGCAGGTGAAACCCGCATATTTCTCACCCGCAAAGATCCTTACCGCGATGCTGAAGGAAACATCATTGGCGTGATTGGGGTGGCGCGGGATCTGACCGAGCGAATTCGGGCGGAGTTGATTCAGCGGGATCTGCTCAAAGATTTGTCTGATTTTAAGTTTGCTCTGGATCAAGCTGCAATTTTGGCGATTACAGATAGTCGAGGTGTGATCACAGAGGTCAATGAGCAGTTCTGTCAAATCTCGCAATTTAGCCGAGATGAACTCATTGGTCAAACTCATCACATTATCAACTCTGGCTATCACCCACCGGAGTTTTTTCGGCAACTTTGGTCCACCATTACTCAGGGAGAAGTTTGGCGCGGAGAGATTAAAAACCGAGCTAAAGATGGGACTTATTACTGGGTTGCCACCACTATTGTTCCTTTTTTAGATACAGCAGGCAAGCCATTCCAATATCTCGCTATTCGGTTTGACATCACAGCTCGGAAGCAAGCTGAAGCCCAACTGCGGCGATCGGTTCAGCGATTAGAAACTGTGCACCAGATTGACCAGGCAATTCTGAGATTGGAGACTCCAGCCGCTATCGCTCAGGCAGCTCTGTCTCACCTGACTGAAGTGGTGCCTGCTGATCAGTCTGCGGTGCTATTGTTTAACCTGGAAGCTAATCAACTGCACATTCTAGCGGGAGAAATTGCAAGTGATCGGGCTGGAACTGTGATGCCTATCAGCGATCGCTTGCCGATTGAAGCCGCACGCAACCGCAAGCCATTTTGGTATGTCCCAGACCTGGCAGATTTGCCTGAGCGCTGGGTTGGTTTAGAGCAAGTGCTGGCAGCTGGATACCATAGCTTTTTAGCCGTAGGTCTTAAAGTTGAGGGTGACTTTCTAGGAGATTTGCTCTTGGTGGCAAAGCCACGCGATGTCTTTAGCCTTGAAGATCAAGAAATTATCCGCGAAGTCGCCGACCAACTGGCGATCGCTCTGCAACAAGCCCGCTTGCGAGAACAACTACAGCGTTATACCAACCAATTAGAGCAACGAGTTGTCGAGCGCACTAAGGCTTTACAAGAAGCCATTGATGGCTTGGAAATCTTTACTTATTCCGCCTCGCATGATCTCCGAGCCCCTTTGCGGGCCATGCAGGGGTTATCTCAAGCGCTGTTAGAAGACTACGGCGATCGCCTAGACCCCACTGGACAGAAGTATGCCCAGGAGATTGCTGCTTCTGCGGAGCAAGCCAACCAACTCGTAAGCGATTTACTAGAATATGGGCGATTATCCCGCGCTCAGATTACACTGCAACCGCTCAGCCTTAGCGAATTAGTCACCAACCTGTTGGAACAGATGGATCATGAACTGCAAGCCCGACAAGTCCAGGTGAGCGTAGATCACCCCTTGCCAGAGGTCGTGGGGCATCGTCTGACCCTAATCCAGGCGATCGCCAACCTAATAAACAATGCGGTGAAATTTGTTCCCAAGGATAGACAGCCTCAGGTTCACCTTTGGGCAGAGTTGCATGCTGGGTGGGTACGCTTATGGATTGAAGATAATGGCATTGGTATTGCCCTAGAACATCAGGAGCAGATTTTTCAAGTCTTCGAGCGGCTGCATACGAGGCAGGCTTATCCCGGAACAGGCGTAGGACTGGCGATCGTTCGTAAAGGAGTGGAGCGGATGGGAGGCCACGTGGGCGTAGAGTCCGAGTTAGGTCAGGGTAGCCGTTTTTGGTTAGAACTACAGGCCACCTCAACCGCTTGA
- a CDS encoding hybrid sensor histidine kinase/response regulator, producing the protein MFTNSGSEEVAVQGMKQGLSDYVLKGKPLYRLAIAVQESLDKEQLRREYESALQQLKLSEERFRQQAKELEKANQLKDEFLAVLSHELRSPLNPIIGWVQMLRSGKLDAAKVNYALETIERNARLQTQLIEDLLDISRILRGKLHLDTAPVDLVPTIEAALENIQLAAEAKQIQITTHLEPRGKFIAGDAARLQQILWNLLSNAIKFTPIGGRVEVCLSYMDLQAQITVKDTGKGIDAEFLPHVFDYFRQADSSTTRNFGGLGLGLAIVRHLTEIHGGTAQAASPGEGQGATFTITLPLLTTTSETTGAVIPVDRASNLQGVKVLLVDDEPDNLELATFVLEDAGATVMAVLSARAALALLLEFQPDVLVSDIGLPEMDGYALLQAVKALTSELGKPLPAIALTAYAGEVNQQQAIAAGFQVHLSKPIDPVELIVAIASLSQPNNS; encoded by the coding sequence ATGTTTACCAACAGTGGTTCTGAGGAAGTGGCGGTGCAGGGCATGAAGCAGGGGCTGAGTGACTATGTGCTGAAAGGCAAGCCACTGTATCGTCTGGCGATCGCAGTGCAAGAGAGCTTGGATAAAGAACAACTCCGCCGCGAGTATGAATCAGCCTTGCAGCAATTGAAACTTTCGGAAGAACGCTTTCGCCAACAAGCTAAAGAACTGGAAAAGGCAAATCAACTCAAAGATGAGTTTTTGGCTGTGCTTTCTCACGAATTGCGATCGCCTCTCAACCCGATTATTGGCTGGGTGCAAATGCTTCGCAGTGGCAAATTGGATGCTGCTAAGGTCAATTATGCTCTAGAGACCATTGAGCGCAACGCTCGGCTTCAGACTCAGTTAATTGAAGATCTCCTCGACATCTCTCGAATTCTGCGCGGCAAACTGCACCTAGATACCGCTCCGGTAGACTTAGTTCCTACTATTGAGGCAGCCTTAGAGAACATCCAGTTGGCCGCTGAAGCCAAGCAGATACAAATTACCACTCACTTAGAACCTCGTGGCAAATTCATTGCTGGAGATGCGGCTCGTCTTCAACAAATCCTGTGGAATTTGCTCTCCAATGCCATTAAGTTCACCCCGATCGGCGGTAGAGTCGAAGTCTGCCTCAGTTATATGGATCTGCAAGCTCAAATTACGGTCAAGGACACAGGCAAAGGGATTGATGCCGAATTTCTGCCCCATGTATTTGACTACTTTCGTCAAGCCGACAGTTCTACCACGCGCAACTTTGGGGGCTTAGGGTTGGGGTTGGCGATCGTGCGACACTTAACTGAAATACATGGGGGGACAGCGCAGGCAGCAAGCCCCGGAGAAGGACAAGGCGCAACTTTCACCATTACGTTACCTTTGCTCACGACCACTTCCGAAACCACTGGAGCCGTCATTCCAGTCGATCGCGCCTCAAATTTGCAAGGGGTAAAGGTATTGCTAGTAGATGACGAGCCAGACAACCTCGAACTCGCGACCTTTGTGCTAGAAGATGCGGGGGCAACAGTCATGGCAGTGCTTTCAGCGCGAGCAGCCTTAGCACTGTTACTAGAATTTCAGCCTGATGTCCTGGTTAGCGATATTGGTTTGCCCGAAATGGATGGGTATGCCTTGCTGCAAGCGGTCAAAGCCCTTACCTCCGAACTAGGCAAACCTCTCCCAGCCATTGCTCTTACCGCTTATGCCGGAGAAGTGAATCAGCAACAGGCGATCGCCGCTGGGTTTCAGGTACATTTGTCTAAACCGATTGATCCGGTGGAGTTGATTGTCGCGATCGCTAGCCTTTCGCAACCAAACAACAGCTAA
- a CDS encoding HAMP domain-containing protein yields MKTRKSNRVQALPLQLVLIVPFVLQIFGAVGLVGYLSFKNGQKAVNELADQLMERTGSSVDQHLDAYLSIPHKVLQINADAIQMGLLDVRDRQTVAKFFWRQMQAYDLSYIGIGLVTGEGAGAGRYDGKTVTVDDWSAQSANNLSTYATDDKGNRTEVKTVYTWNNFQQTWYTEPIAAKKPIWSRIYTWNYPNHPYVVASAGRPIYDVQNRLLGIVAVDIHLLKLSEFLQQSDVGRSGQVFILDRNGTLIANSAPEQPFAIVKDEIKRIQAIASPNPIVQGITQQLQQKFGDFHSITTAEKIKLNLQGETQYVQVAPWRDSYGLDWLVVVSVPENAFMAQINANTHTTIWLCLGALVVASVLGIFTSRWITRPILRLSSASEGMAAGNLDQTVEESRIQELNTLANSFNYMAGQLRESFTALAQSNEELENRVEVRTVELKTTLSELQRTQAQVVQSEKMSSLGQLVAGVAHEINNPINFIHGNLVHVQDYTQDLLGFVHLYQEHYPDPEPSIQAEAEEIDLEFMQEDLPKMLASMKVGSDRIRQIVLSLRNFSRMDESEIKPVNLHEGLDSTLMILQHRLKARPERPEIAVVKEYAQLPLVECYAGQLNQVFMNILVNAIDALEDFNAKRTYQEMQAQPGQITIRTAVINEQWIEVAIADNGPGMSKEVQRQIFNPFFTTKPVGKGTGMGMSISYQIITEKHRGKLACLSQPGQGTEFVIQIPRKCQR; encoded by the coding sequence ATGAAGACGCGGAAATCCAACAGAGTTCAAGCTCTTCCCTTGCAGCTAGTGCTTATTGTTCCCTTCGTTTTACAAATTTTTGGGGCAGTCGGCTTAGTCGGTTATCTGTCATTTAAGAATGGTCAAAAAGCAGTCAACGAGCTAGCTGATCAGCTAATGGAGCGAACTGGCAGTTCCGTGGATCAACATTTGGACGCCTATTTATCTATTCCGCATAAGGTGCTTCAAATCAATGCGGACGCGATCCAGATGGGATTGCTCGATGTGCGCGATCGCCAAACAGTCGCCAAGTTCTTTTGGCGGCAGATGCAAGCCTACGACCTCAGCTACATTGGTATTGGCTTGGTTACAGGCGAGGGGGCGGGAGCAGGCCGCTACGATGGCAAAACCGTCACAGTTGATGACTGGAGTGCCCAATCTGCCAACAATCTTTCCACCTATGCCACAGACGACAAGGGTAATCGAACTGAAGTTAAGACTGTTTATACCTGGAATAATTTCCAACAAACTTGGTATACCGAGCCAATTGCCGCCAAGAAACCAATTTGGTCTCGCATCTACACTTGGAACTATCCCAACCATCCCTACGTGGTGGCTTCAGCGGGAAGACCGATCTATGATGTCCAAAATCGCCTCCTAGGAATTGTTGCAGTTGATATTCATCTACTGAAGCTAAGTGAGTTTCTCCAGCAGTCGGATGTCGGTCGCTCTGGTCAGGTATTTATCCTAGACCGTAACGGCACCTTGATTGCCAATTCAGCTCCTGAGCAGCCTTTTGCCATTGTTAAGGACGAAATCAAGCGCATCCAGGCGATCGCCAGCCCGAATCCAATTGTGCAAGGAATCACCCAACAACTGCAACAAAAATTTGGTGATTTTCACAGCATTACAACCGCTGAGAAAATTAAGCTTAACTTGCAGGGAGAGACACAGTATGTGCAAGTTGCTCCCTGGCGTGACTCGTACGGCCTGGACTGGCTAGTGGTGGTAAGCGTGCCTGAGAACGCATTCATGGCCCAAATTAATGCTAATACTCACACCACCATTTGGCTGTGCTTGGGTGCTTTGGTTGTGGCTTCAGTTCTGGGCATTTTTACCTCTCGGTGGATTACCCGTCCCATTCTGCGGCTCAGCAGTGCTAGTGAAGGCATGGCGGCAGGCAACTTAGACCAGACCGTAGAAGAGAGTAGGATTCAAGAACTGAATACCCTGGCTAACTCCTTCAACTACATGGCGGGCCAACTGCGCGAATCCTTCACAGCTCTCGCCCAGAGCAATGAGGAATTGGAGAACCGAGTTGAAGTCCGTACTGTTGAACTCAAAACTACTTTGAGTGAGTTGCAACGCACCCAAGCCCAAGTGGTGCAAAGTGAAAAGATGTCGAGCCTAGGGCAACTCGTGGCAGGGGTGGCCCATGAAATCAACAATCCAATCAACTTTATTCATGGCAATTTGGTTCATGTCCAGGACTATACGCAGGACTTACTAGGGTTCGTGCATCTGTATCAGGAACATTACCCCGACCCTGAACCCAGTATTCAAGCCGAGGCTGAAGAAATTGACCTAGAGTTCATGCAGGAAGACTTGCCCAAAATGCTCGCTTCGATGAAAGTGGGCAGCGATCGCATCCGTCAAATTGTATTGTCGTTGCGAAACTTCTCGCGCATGGATGAATCTGAGATCAAGCCAGTCAACCTGCATGAGGGTCTAGACAGCACCTTGATGATTCTGCAACATCGCCTCAAAGCCCGACCCGAACGGCCCGAAATTGCTGTGGTCAAAGAATACGCTCAGTTGCCCCTAGTAGAGTGCTATGCAGGGCAGCTCAATCAAGTCTTTATGAATATCTTGGTGAACGCGATTGACGCCCTAGAAGACTTCAACGCTAAACGCACGTATCAAGAGATGCAAGCTCAACCGGGACAGATTACGATCCGGACGGCGGTGATAAACGAACAGTGGATCGAAGTGGCGATCGCAGACAACGGCCCCGGAATGAGCAAAGAGGTCCAGCGACAGATCTTCAATCCATTCTTCACCACCAAGCCTGTCGGTAAGGGCACAGGCATGGGGATGTCGATCAGCTATCAGATCATTACCGAGAAGCATCGCGGCAAATTAGCCTGTTTATCTCAACCAGGTCAGGGAACCGAGTTTGTGATTCAGATTCCCCGAAAATGCCAAAGGTAA
- the hppD gene encoding 4-hydroxyphenylpyruvate dioxygenase, which translates to MHDICPIKRFDHLEFYVGNAKQAALFYANCFGFTNTAYCGLNTGSREITSYVMEQGEIRLVLSSALHPDHAIAQSVLKHGDSVAVIALEVPDAEKAIWETTSRGAREAIALTEDQDANGVFRYAAIHVYGDTLIKFIERSQYQGFAPGFVRREDSQHQISAGLATIDHVVANVEYGAMDRWVQFFQETLGFELLMHFDDQAISTEYSALMSKVMRDRTGKIKLPINEPAYGKRKSQIDEFLEYHHGPGIQHIALSTPNIIETVTQLKRSGVAFLQTPATYYQNLAARVGTLEEPIEQLANLGILIDRDSEGYLLQIFTQPVQDRPTLFFEIIQRHGAQGFGEGNFKALFEAIEREQALRGNL; encoded by the coding sequence ATGCATGATATTTGCCCGATTAAAAGATTTGATCACCTAGAGTTCTACGTGGGCAATGCCAAGCAGGCAGCGCTCTTTTATGCCAATTGTTTTGGTTTTACCAATACTGCTTATTGTGGATTAAATACTGGTAGCCGCGAAATTACTTCTTATGTGATGGAGCAAGGAGAGATCCGATTGGTCTTGAGTAGCGCTCTCCATCCAGACCATGCGATCGCCCAAAGCGTTCTAAAACATGGGGATAGTGTAGCCGTAATTGCTTTAGAAGTACCCGATGCAGAAAAGGCTATCTGGGAAACGACCTCACGCGGAGCCAGAGAAGCGATCGCACTGACCGAAGACCAAGATGCCAATGGCGTATTTCGTTATGCTGCTATTCATGTCTACGGAGATACGCTAATTAAGTTTATAGAGCGCAGCCAGTACCAAGGCTTTGCTCCTGGTTTTGTCAGGCGTGAGGATAGTCAGCATCAGATTAGTGCAGGACTCGCCACCATTGATCATGTGGTTGCCAACGTTGAATACGGCGCGATGGATCGTTGGGTGCAGTTCTTCCAAGAGACGCTGGGCTTTGAGTTATTGATGCACTTTGATGACCAAGCGATTTCTACAGAATATTCTGCCTTAATGTCAAAAGTGATGCGCGATCGCACAGGCAAAATTAAGCTACCAATCAATGAACCCGCCTATGGCAAACGTAAATCGCAGATTGATGAGTTCCTAGAATATCATCATGGCCCTGGCATTCAGCATATTGCCCTCTCCACGCCCAACATCATTGAGACAGTCACCCAACTCAAGCGTTCTGGGGTTGCGTTTCTGCAAACTCCCGCTACCTATTACCAAAACTTAGCCGCTCGTGTCGGTACTTTAGAAGAACCAATTGAACAACTCGCCAACCTTGGCATCCTGATCGATCGTGATTCTGAAGGCTATCTCCTCCAAATCTTCACCCAACCTGTCCAAGACCGCCCCACCCTATTTTTTGAAATCATCCAACGGCACGGAGCCCAAGGATTCGGGGAAGGCAACTTTAAAGCACTGTTTGAAGCGATCGAACGAGAACAGGCATTGAGGGGAAATCTTTGA
- a CDS encoding homogentisate 1,2-dioxygenase → MTYYYKLGTVPHKRHTQFRQPDGSLYHEELISVQGFSGVQSLLYHLRPPTQVYKVLSHQDTQILYEESSALRHRHLRTATVAAGGDAIAARIPLLANADVCISVARPTEPMAYWYRFAHGDEVIFIHQGTGILESQYGLLHYRPGDYLVIPTGVLWRILPDVGSEQRMLAIEAQGHIEPPQRYLNRYGQFLEHAPYCERDIRPPQDLVAHDEAGEFEVQIKAHGCITHYLYHYHLLDVVGWDGHLYPYALNIEDFEPITGRVHQPPPVHQTFAAAGFVICSFVPRLFDYHPLAIPAPYNHSNVDSDEVLYYAAGNFMSRRGIEESSITVHPSGIPHGPHPGMYEGSIGKDHTDELAVMIDTFRPLKLTAQATHLEDPNYLYSWSA, encoded by the coding sequence ATGACTTACTACTATAAATTAGGCACAGTTCCCCATAAACGGCACACGCAGTTTCGTCAACCGGATGGTTCGCTGTATCACGAGGAGTTGATTAGCGTTCAAGGGTTTTCGGGGGTGCAATCTTTGTTGTATCACTTGCGGCCACCGACACAGGTTTATAAGGTGTTGTCTCATCAAGACACCCAAATTCTCTATGAGGAGTCTAGTGCTTTGCGGCATCGGCATCTACGCACGGCAACGGTAGCAGCGGGAGGAGATGCGATCGCGGCTCGAATTCCTTTATTGGCGAATGCTGATGTCTGTATTTCGGTGGCTCGACCGACAGAGCCGATGGCTTACTGGTACCGCTTTGCTCACGGAGATGAAGTGATCTTTATTCACCAAGGTACAGGGATATTGGAGAGCCAGTATGGTCTGTTGCACTATCGCCCCGGAGACTATTTAGTCATCCCGACGGGAGTGCTGTGGCGAATTCTGCCAGATGTAGGGAGTGAGCAACGGATGCTGGCGATCGAAGCTCAGGGACATATCGAACCACCCCAACGCTATCTCAACCGCTACGGGCAGTTTCTGGAACATGCACCTTACTGTGAACGGGACATTCGCCCACCTCAGGATCTAGTCGCCCATGATGAAGCAGGTGAGTTTGAAGTTCAGATCAAAGCGCATGGTTGTATTACACACTATCTTTATCACTACCATCTGTTGGATGTGGTGGGATGGGATGGTCATCTGTATCCCTATGCCTTAAATATCGAAGACTTTGAACCGATTACGGGACGAGTGCATCAGCCACCCCCTGTGCATCAAACTTTTGCGGCGGCTGGATTTGTGATTTGTTCTTTTGTACCACGCTTGTTTGACTATCACCCACTCGCCATTCCTGCGCCCTACAATCACTCCAATGTCGATTCAGATGAGGTGCTTTACTATGCTGCGGGCAACTTCATGTCGCGGCGAGGCATTGAGGAATCTTCTATCACTGTGCATCCCAGCGGTATTCCCCACGGTCCTCATCCAGGGATGTATGAGGGCTCGATTGGTAAAGATCACACCGATGAGCTAGCCGTGATGATTGACACGTTTCGACCCCTCAAACTCACTGCTCAGGCGACTCACTTAGAAGACCCCAATTATCTCTACAGTTGGAGTGCTTAA
- a CDS encoding cupin-like domain-containing protein — protein MFVEKPLALNIDPNAIAQSPKFNNLVEKAVETLEAMLTSERLSVQERLSLAAKILELEQQKATPQTSSASQADSSGLNLSEPWKQWIIENKLRQVPDSVLVETMVREGIDAALATQAVSYITAEKTFQTESETLQRLRKLESILTIQRQLTELSPNFGTIERRDRISREEFLAKYYATNTPVILTGMMADWPALSSWTPEFLKTNYGQAEVQIQFGRSLDPNYEINTNQYKRTIKLSEYADMVVEGGESNDYYMVANNGNLEREDLKSLFNDFIMFPELLNPASTKGSVFFWFGPAGTVTPLHHDPMNLMMAQVYGRKRWRLISPAATPLVYNDIGVFSRVDLENIDYEKYPLFKDVQIIETVLEPGEVIFVPVGWWHQVKGLDVSISLSFTNLIFPNTYSHQNPHITLSTNISSTSQETQSNQIESGQLAILTQQSNTRMNQGPLTNEMVESTNASYLVDEIFSDEPLIISFGFVSWDSPPQFDFYGRTKTLSQLANKPINRILVRDLSNSWYQYGIPGLGKTVDEVVNSLKQLIDQIAPSKVITIGQSMGGYAAIMFGQLLDVAQIIAFGPLSCLDSAQAIAMGDTRWLSIMEALEANPPTVRYFDLPTLCQTSSHTSDIHIFYGKKPDPETPGTVNLDDLHASRFSVLPNCKIRAFEESGHAIVKYLVDHQLMDDLLLKTIF, from the coding sequence TCCGTACAAGAACGGTTGAGTCTTGCTGCCAAAATTTTGGAACTAGAACAACAAAAGGCAACCCCACAGACATCCTCAGCAAGTCAGGCAGATTCATCGGGCTTAAATCTCTCTGAACCCTGGAAACAGTGGATCATTGAGAACAAGCTTCGCCAAGTCCCAGATTCTGTCTTAGTTGAGACAATGGTTCGCGAAGGAATTGATGCAGCCCTGGCAACTCAGGCAGTCAGCTATATTACAGCCGAAAAAACTTTTCAAACAGAAAGTGAAACACTGCAACGCCTACGTAAACTAGAGTCTATTCTGACGATTCAGCGACAACTCACAGAGCTATCTCCCAATTTTGGTACGATTGAACGGCGCGATCGCATCTCTAGAGAAGAATTTTTAGCAAAATATTACGCAACCAATACACCTGTTATTTTGACAGGCATGATGGCGGATTGGCCTGCACTTTCCTCCTGGACTCCTGAATTTTTAAAGACAAATTATGGTCAAGCGGAAGTACAGATCCAATTTGGTCGTAGCTTAGATCCCAACTACGAAATTAATACCAATCAATATAAGCGGACAATCAAGCTCAGCGAATATGCAGACATGGTGGTTGAGGGCGGGGAAAGTAACGACTACTATATGGTGGCCAACAATGGCAATTTAGAGCGAGAAGACCTCAAGAGTCTATTTAATGACTTCATCATGTTTCCTGAACTGCTTAATCCTGCAAGCACGAAAGGGTCTGTCTTCTTTTGGTTTGGGCCAGCAGGTACCGTTACTCCACTGCACCACGACCCAATGAACTTGATGATGGCTCAAGTATATGGACGCAAGCGCTGGCGGCTAATTTCACCTGCTGCCACTCCCTTGGTTTACAACGATATTGGTGTCTTCAGCCGTGTAGATTTAGAAAATATAGATTATGAAAAGTATCCACTCTTTAAAGATGTTCAGATCATTGAAACAGTACTAGAACCTGGAGAAGTAATTTTCGTACCAGTCGGATGGTGGCACCAAGTTAAAGGGCTAGATGTTAGCATCTCGCTGTCATTTACCAATCTCATCTTCCCCAACACATATTCACACCAAAACCCCCATATCACTTTATCTACAAATATTTCTTCAACGAGCCAAGAGACCCAAAGTAACCAGATAGAGTCAGGCCAACTAGCTATACTGACTCAGCAATCTAATACAAGAATGAATCAAGGCCCCCTCACCAACGAGATGGTTGAGAGCACCAATGCTTCCTACTTAGTAGATGAGATCTTTTCCGATGAACCTTTAATCATTTCTTTTGGCTTTGTCTCTTGGGATAGTCCTCCTCAGTTTGACTTTTACGGCAGAACTAAAACGTTATCCCAACTAGCCAACAAACCTATCAACCGGATTCTGGTGCGTGATTTGTCCAATAGTTGGTATCAGTACGGTATACCAGGGCTAGGTAAAACAGTTGACGAAGTTGTAAATAGCCTGAAACAGCTTATTGATCAAATTGCCCCCAGTAAAGTCATTACAATTGGGCAGTCGATGGGTGGGTATGCGGCCATTATGTTTGGACAACTACTGGATGTTGCTCAAATCATTGCTTTTGGTCCTCTATCTTGCCTAGACTCTGCTCAAGCGATCGCAATGGGAGATACTCGCTGGCTTTCTATTATGGAAGCACTGGAGGCGAATCCCCCTACCGTTCGTTACTTTGACCTACCTACACTCTGTCAGACTTCTTCCCATACTTCTGACATACACATCTTTTACGGTAAAAAACCAGATCCAGAAACACCTGGAACTGTGAATTTAGACGACTTGCATGCTAGCCGCTTTAGTGTCTTGCCGAATTGCAAAATTCGAGCATTTGAAGAGTCAGGACACGCAATCGTCAAATATTTAGTAGATCACCAGTTAATGGATGATCTACTGCTCAAAACTATCTTCTAG